GGTTCACTTTATACTGTGAAAGAGAATGAAAACCTGGAACATttcagagagaggggtgggtgggtggggggggctaAGATTATTCATAATAAATTGTCGTAAATTTACCTCAACTCCGCTTGAGTTACTGATTTATTGATTGGGACTATTGTAATAGAGGTTTTATTACAACGTTAGAGGTGCACCAACTCAACTGACAGTGGCTCTGGAAGTTCAGCCTGAAGGGGATAGGGACTCAGTTGGCCAGCTggccacacacactgtagcagcaCCACCAAACTAGGACCGCAACAATGAGAGCATGTGTGACTGCgtgactgcacacacacacacacacacacgtacggaCAGGCACACCCAGATAACGCCCCCACATTCCAGTCACCCATAATGACCAGGGGCATAGGCTCTTGAAGAGGAACTGGCCAGTGGCCACTTTTTTAGGAGGTGGTTCTCACAGTTGGTGGGAAACTTGAGTTGTCAAAAAAGGATTTAGCAAATATCACATATTAATTCAACGTTGGGGGATATTATTTTCAACCTCAAAATTATTCATTAACTAGTCAGAGCAACATTATACACATAGGTTGGCATAAATATCTTAGAGAACCTGACATGTACCGTGACACAATCCCATCTATCATAGAGAACCTGACATGTACCGTGACACAATCCCATCTATCATAGAGAACCTGACATGTACCGTGACACAATCCCATCTATCATAGAGAACCTGACATGTACCGTGACACAATCCCATCTATCATAGAGAACCTGACATGTACCGTGACACAATCCCATCTATCATAGAGAACCTGACATGTACTGTGACACAATCCCATCTATCTTAGAGAACCTGACATGTACTGTGACACCAGTCCAGCTATCAACTGCTAAAGTGCTACTCCTTTTTCCTCGTAGATAAAAACCTTAGCAGACTGTTGCCTATAAGAAGAGCTACATTATCTGGGTGACACGGTCACTGGCGTGAGCAGACTTTCAGTGAGACATCGATTCATTCACAAGTTTGGAGAGAATAAAACAACATCCAAGTGGGTTCCATTCTATaggattttattttttactctaCGAGGATATTGAATTATAGAGCTATGATTTCAGGAGCTCAATAGTGGTTTAGTAATGCACACCGAGTGGTCGGGCTATGTCACCTACAGCTCTAGTGAAACTGAACAGTGGTTTATTAGCACACTGTATCACACTTCCGAATACAATGTCATTAAAATAGTAAAATTGTTCCTGGCTCTTTGACTTACAGTAAGTATAGATTAATGTATGTATTTGTTGTTGCTATAGTAGAGAAGGAACAGGATGGTGTCAGTGCATATCAAAtataaatgtattatttcatttgagtcatttagcagacactcttatccagagcgacttacaattaAGTCAATTAATTATGTCAAAAACCAAATTGTTTTGCTTAATAATGTAGCTCAGTTTCAGTCATGTAGGTATCCCAATGCATGAAACAAACcctattatttcactgtaaaaaTGTGGATCACAGGTATAAGTAGTTGTCATTACTTTTAATTGTGCACAAATAGGCTATTCAGACTGAAATATACAACTAAATACCCCATATCACACCATAACAATTTGATTCAAAACGTAATGGAAGTAAAGTAACAATCAATAGTTAAAAGTCTATTACAACTTTTCTATAACCAAAACTGATAGAACAATGTAATTAACTCGAAGCAGCTAAGTTAATATTATTTAGCAATAATTGTCCATTTTATGATAAATGTAAAGTTGACCATTTCCAGATGAGGACGCAGTGACTCACCTACCGGGTGAACGTTGCAGGGACCAATGCGCCCCCCAGCCGAGCTCTGGCGAAAGATAACCCCCCCAACTGACCGGGACTACTTCCCCAGCTGAACATAGGGTATCCCTCCGATGTCAAGTGGGGTGACTATAGGGCGGAACGGTAATGACGATATTCCAGTTATAATCCGTTAATTGTACACCAAATGTTGAAGTATTGATAAAAATATGTATTTAGTATGATATATGTTCAAGTCTACGAGTATTTCGGGGGATTATAGACATAATTTTCACCAGCAGAGAGGAACGTTACATAAAAACTAAATACAAGCGTTCTAGGGCCTTCTCGTTGACAAATCAGAAAGCTTCCCTGCGCTACTTAAAATATGAACTGGAGGTATGTTTGCAAACGACACCATGGATAGTGAGTTCAACTGAAGGTAGTAGTTCGTGTTGTCGAGACTAGAGCAGAGCAGGGGGTGCGTTTTCCTGGTCTGTTTTATGGATTTTGTAGTATAGAAAGTATGGTCTGGACAGCCTAAAATTCCCCAAATTAGTCTAAGTCAAAACACTATTATTGTGAAAATGAGTAGTTTGAATGTGTTTTGACATTGGTCGCTTGCTTTACTTTGACATTTTTATcacaataaataataaatatataaaaataaaaaccaaAAGTGAAATGTACAGGTGCCCAGTCGATGAATTGCATTCATACCGAACATACAAATAAGCATGGGCTATTCTACTGTAtactgcagtggttcccaaccagtgTGCTGTGGCACATTTATGTGCCTTGAGAAAACGTGACCTGTAGAAAGCACATGTAATTTAGAATTGCAAGCACCTAGTGCTGGTCAGATTAAAACATAAAATAGCACGTGGTTACATCTGTATCGTTGATTCAAGTCTGGCGCGCTCAGGCTGTGGTTACATTTGTATGTAGAGAATATGTTCCCTAACGATTGGATGGTAATAGAGTCActccatagagaatgatagaggcctctagtggccaaaggGCCATTTTTAGTATGGCcagtgccattgagggcttccaccattttaaagtagttatTAACGTCGTCatctgggtggggattcctatgggttgtagCCTCAATAGCGCTGCCAATGCTGTCACATACGCTATAATGGCACAGGTATAAAGATGAGTCCTCTTATCTATCTCTATGCATTTGTCTCATTTGAGGGCACAGATATGAAGATGagtcctctgtctatctctatgctTGTCTCATTTGCGGGCACAGATATGAAGATGAGTCCTCTTATCTATCTCTATGCATTTGTCTCATTTGCGGGCACAGATATGAAGATGAGTCCTCTCATATCTCTTCATACCTGTGCCCTCAAATGAGACAAAggcatagagatagatagaggactcaggccgacagacaagttcctcaCTTCTCCACCTTCCACCTTCCATTTTTTGCGGTAATGCTGCCAATGAGTTTGTTATAATTTTGAATAGAGCAAATCATTTGTTAGCAAAGTCATGTGTTTAATTTTGATTAGTCTGAAAACCATTAGCACATTCAAGTCTGATTAGGCTTTAGCCAGAAGTCAGTTACAGTATTTATTAATATGACTCTGAACTTAGCTATACTACAGCCCTCTGCCATAGAAACAAACGGAGCATGGCTTTGTATCCGTGGTTACACCTTTACAATGCAGAAACCCCACTTGTCTGTAGCCCAAGCGGGTTCAAAATTAAATACCTATTTTACCGGAGCTACAATTGAGGTTTTTCTTCTTGGGCAGATTTGCGAGACGCTTTTAAATAGGTACACACAAATTAACCATCATGAGTAGGGAAAACTATAAATAATATTTCAAGTAAATCCTTTTTAATAACACCGTTTGTCACCAGAACCTAGATGGTTTGCAGTGTAGGTCATTACCACTATATAAATAGTAATAGTAAACTATATAAATCAATGTTATATCCCATCAAGCTGTGCCACAGTTCAAAAAACATTGGGAACCACTGCCTCATTACCATATTGGACTATATAGTAAAGGATGCTATACTGTGTGGGAAGTGGGCACAACTATCAATCTTTCAAATAAGTTGAGCTATTACATAAGCCTGCCTGGAGTGTCAGGTGGGCGTGGTTTGCACTTCTGGGACtcttctattggttccattgcgccagacaagctcaatcaagAACAGCTAAAGTATTTAAAATGATTCCAAAtagcatttgaacccaggtctggccaATGGCTTACTATAAATCTGTGTAGTTATGTAATAACCATATACCCCCTATGGGCCAGTAAAACTGCTGCTGAATGGACATGACATTGTATATTTGATAAGACGGTACTGTAAATGAATAGCAACGCGCTGTATGTCTGCGTGTCTTTTCAATACagaggccctggtcaatagtaaaAACTATACTGTCTGTGTGTCCCCACTTGAAATACACCCCAGGTCATTAACAAAATGACCTACTTATGATTTTAaaaaatttgggggggggggtggagtcaGTTACCACAGATGGACCACAGCTTGCTGGAGGAGGGTTCTATGTGGCATGTGGTGTGGCATGATTTGTGGCATGATGTGTGGCTCGACGTGTGGCATGACGTATGGCATGATGTGTGGCATGACGTATGGCATGATGTGTGGCATGACGTATGGCATGATGTGTGGCATGACGTGTGGCATGATTTGTGGCATGTGGTGTGGCATGACGTGTGGCATGACGTATGGCATGTGGTGTGGCATGACGTGTGGCATGACATGTGGCATGATTTGTGGCATGTGGTGTGGCATGTGGTGTGGCATGACGTGTGGCATGACGTGTGGCATGACGTGTGGCATGACGTATGGCATGTGGTGTGGCATGTTGTGTGGCATGACGTGTGGCATGTGGTGTGGCATGACGTGTGGCATGTGGTGTGGCATGTGGTGTGGCATGTGGTGTGGCATGACGTGTGGCATGTGGTGTGGCATGACGTATGGCATGTTGTGTGCCATGTGGTGTGGCATGTGGTGTGGCATGACGTGTGGCATGTGGTGTGGCATGACGTGTTGCATGTGGTGTGGCATGTGGTGTGGCATGACGTGTGGCATGTGGTGTGGCATGACGTATGGCATGTTGTGTGCCATGTGGTGTGGCATGTGGTGTGGCATGACGTATGTCATGTGGTGTGCCATGTGGTGTGGCATGTGGTGTGGCATGACGTGTGGCATGTGGTGTGGCATGACGTGTGGCATGTGGTGTGGCATGATAGGAACATAGTGTGCCACTCAAAGCATTGTCTTACATGTTCCTCCCATTCCTGTCATTTCCCCAAAGGTGTCTGTGCACCACATTCAGGCTGACTGCCCACTGGGTGCTATTCTATAAATACTCTGTACGGTATAGTGTATCTGCCTAGGAACCTAGAGATTCAAGTTTTATTGTcatgtgcacaagtacagtgaaataccTTTCTAGccagctctttcccaacaatgcagtaatcaatatcagtagtaatcaatgtcagtagtaatcaatatcagtagtaatcTATATCTAATCAATATCAGAAGTAATCAATGTCAGTActaatcaatatcagtagtaatcTATATctaatcaatatcagtagtaatcAATGTCAGTACTAATCAATGTCagtagtaatcaatatcagtagtaatcaatgtcagtagtaatcaatatcagtagtaatcAATGTCAGTACTAATCAATGTCagtagtaatcaatatcagtagtaatcaatatcagtagtaatcaatatcagtagtaatcAATGTCAGTACTAATCAATGTCagtagtaatcaatatcagtagtaattAATATCAGTAGTAATTAATATCagtagtaatcaatatcagtagcAATCTATATctaatcaatatcagtagtaattaatatcagtagtaatcaatatcagtagtaatcaatatcagtagtaatcaatatctaatcaatatcagtagtaatcaatatcagtagtaatcaatatcagtagtaatcaatatctaatcaatatcagtagtaatcaatatcagtagtaatcAATGTCGgtagtaatcaatatcagtagtaatcaatatcagtagtaatcaatatcagtagtaatcaatatcagtagtaatcaatatcagtagtaatcaatgtcagtagtaatcaatatcagtagtaatcaatatcagtagtaatcaatatcagtagtaatcaatatcagtagtactataaagtaaagtaaagcagaacaaaaacacacaagaaatggAAATAATAAGAACACTAGAAAACTAAGCCATACACAGgcacagttccagggtcagtagctatacacagggtcagttccagggtcagtagttatatacagggtcagttccagggtcagtagttatatacagagtcagttccagggtcagtagttatatacaggctcagttccagggtcagtagccatacacaggctcagttccagggacagtagctatacacaggctcagttccagggtcagtagccatacacaggctcagttccagggacagtagctatacacaggctcagttccagggtcagtagctatacacaggcacagttccagggtcagtagctatacacaggctcagttccagggtcagtagctatacacaggctcagttccagggtcagtagccatacacaggctcagttccagggtcagtagttatatacagggacagttccagggtcagtagctatacacaggctcagttccagggtcagtagctatacacaggctcagttccagggtcagtagctatacacaggctcagttccagggtcagtagctatacacaggctcagttccagggtcagtatctatacacaggctcagttccagggtcagtagctatacacaggctcagttccagggtcagtagctatacacagggtcagttccagagTTAGTAGCCATACACaggctcagttccagggtcagtagttatatacagggacagttccagggtcagtagctatacacaggctcagttccagggtcagtagctatacacagggtcagttccagagTTAGTAGCCATACACaggctcagttccagggtcagtagctatacacaggctcagttccagggtcagtagctatacacaggctcagttccagggtcagtagcaatacacaggctcagttccagggtcagtagctatacacagggtcagttccagggtcagtagctatacacagggtcagttccagagTTAGTAGCCATACACaggctcagttccagggtcagtagctatacacaggctcagttccagggtcagtagctatacacaggctcagttccagggtcagtagctatacacaggctcagttccagggtcagtagctatatacaggctcagttccagggtcagtagctatacacaggctcagttccagggtcagtagctatacacaggctcagttccagggtcagtagccatacacaggctcagttccagggtcagtagttatatacagggacagttccagggtcagtagctatacacaggctcagttccagggtcagtagctatacacaggctcagttccagggtcagtagctatacacaggctcagggtcagtagctatacacaggctcagttccagggtcagtagctatacacaggctcagttccagggtcagtagctatacacaggctcagttccagggtcagtagctatacacagggtcagttccagagTTAGTAGCCATACACaggctcagttccagggtcagtagttatatacagggacagttccagggtcagtagctatacacaggctcagttccagggtcagtagctatacacagggtcagttccagagTTAGTAGCCATACACaggctcagttccagggtcagtagctatacacaggctcagttccagggtcagtagctatacacaggctcagttccagggtcagtagcaatacacaggctcagttccagggtcagtagctatacacaggctcagttccagggtcagtagctatacacagggtcagttccagagTTAGTAGCCATACACaggctcagttccagggtcagtagctatacacaggctcagttccagggtcagtagctatacacaggcacagttccagggtcagtagctatacacaggcacagttccagggtcagtagctatacacaggctcagttccagggtcagtagttatatacagggacagttccagggtcagtagctatacacaggctcagttccagggtcagtagctatacacaGGCTCAGTTCCAGAGTTAGTAGCCATACACaggctcagttccagggtcagtagctatatacagggtcagttccagggtcagtagctatatacagggatagtagctatatacagggtcagttccagggtcagtagctatacacagacacagttccagggtcagtagttatatacagggacagttccagggtcagtagttatatacagggacagttccagggtcagtagctatacacaggctcagttccagggtcagtagctatacacaggcacagttccagggtcagtagctatacacaggctcagttccagggtcagtagctatatacagggtcagttccagagttagtagctatacacaggctcagttccagggtcagtagctatacacaGGCTCAGTTCCAGAGTTAGTAGCCATACACaggctcagttccagggtcagtagctatatacagggtcagttccagggtcagtagctatacacagacacagttccagggtcagtagttatatacagggacagttccagggtcagtagttatatacagggacagttccagggtcagtagctatacacaggctcagttccagggtcagtagctatacacaGGCTCAGTTCCAGAGTTAGTAGCCATACACaggctcagttccagggtcagtagctatatacagggtcagttccagggtcagtagctatatacagggacagtagctatatacagggtcagttccagggtcagtagctatacacaggctcagttccagggtcagtagctatatacagggtcagttccagagttagtagctatacacaggctcagttccagggtcagtagctatacacaGGCTCAGTTCCAGAGTTAGTAGCCATACACaggctcagttccagggtcagtagctatatacagggtcagttccagggtcagtagctatatacagggtcagttccagggtcagtagctatatacagggtcagtagctatacacaggctcagttccagggtcagtagctatacacaggcacagttccagggtcagtagctatacacagggtcagttccagggtcagtagctatatacagggtcagttccagggtcagtagctatatacagggacagtagctatatacagggtcagttccagggtcagtagctatacacagacacagttccagggtcagtagttatatacagggacagttccagggtcagtagttatatacagggacagttccagggtcagtagctatacacaggctcagttccagggtcagtagctatacacaggctcagttccagggacagtagctatatacagggtcagttccagagttagtagctatacacaggctcagttccagggtcagtagctatacacaGGCTCAGTTCCAGAGTTAGTAGCCATACACaggctcagttccagggtcagtagctatatacagggtcagttccagggtcagtagctatacacagacacagttccagggtcagtagttatatacaaggacagttccagggtcagtagttatatacagggacagttccagggtcagtagctatacacaggctcagttccagggtcagtagctatacacaGGCTCAGTTCCAGAGTTAGTAGCCATACACaggctcagttccagggtcagtagctatatacaggctcagttccagggtcagtagctatacacaggctcagttccagggtcagtagctatacacaggctcagttccagggtcagtagctatacacagacacagttccagggtcagtagttatatacagggacagttccagggtcagtagctatacacagggacagttccagggtcagtagctatacacaggctcagttccagggtcagtagttatatacagggacagttccagggtcagtagctatacacaggctcagttccagggtcagtagcaaaaacacagggtcagttccagggtcagtagcaaaaacacagggtcagttccagggtcagtagctatacacaGGCTCAGTTCCAGGGTCTGTAGCTATACACAgacacagttccagggtcagtagctatatacagggtcagttccagggtcagtagctatataaagtgctttcctcaccatcttaaataagcatgccccattcaaaaaatgtagaactaagaacagatatagcccttggttcactccagacttgactgcccttgaccagcacaaaaacatcctgtggcgtactgcattagcatcgaatagcccccgcgatatgcaacttttcagggaagttaggaaccagtatacacagtcagttaggaaagaaaaggctagctttttcaaacagaaatttgcatcctgtagcactaattccaaaaagtggacaatctggaccctctctttctaaaattatccgccgaaattgttgcgacatctattactagcctgttcaacctctctttcgtatcgtctgagatccccaaagattggaaagctgccgcggtcatccccctcttcaaagggggagacactctagacccgaactgttatagacctatatccattctgccctgcctttctaaaatcttcgaaagttaacaaacagatcactgaccatgctcaaggtcctaaacgatttcataaccgccatcgataaaagacagtactgtgcagccgtcttcatcaacctggccaaggctttcgactctgtcaatcaccgcattcttatcggcagactcaacagccttggtttctcaaatgactgcctcgcctggttcaccaactacttctcagaaagagttcagtgtgtcaaatcagagggcctgttgtctggacctctggcagtctctatgggggtgccacagggttcaatcctcaggccgactcttttctctgtatatatcaatgatgttgctcttgttgctggtgattctccgatccacctctacacagacgacaccattctgtacacatctggcccttctttggacactgtgttaacaaacctccaaacgagcttcaatgccatacaacactccttccgtggcctccaactgcttttaaatgctagtaaaactaaatgcatgttcttcaaccgattgctgcccgcatcgggcagcttttatttctttcatcacattccagggtcagtagttatatacagggttagttccagggtcagtagctatatacagggtcagttccggGGTCAGTAGCTGGTTTCCTGAGGTAAATatattgtgtgtggttgtgtgacaGTGTTTAACTGGTTTCCTGAGGTAAATatattgtgtgtggttgtgtgacaGTGTTTAACTGGTTTCCTGAGGTAAATatattgtgtgtggttgtgtgacaGTGTTTAACTGGTTTCCTGAGGTAAATatattgtgtgtggttgtgtgataGTGCTGCAGTGTTTAACTGGTTTCCTGAGGTAAATatattgtgtgtggttgtgtgacaGTGTTTAACTGGTTTCCTGAGGTAAATatattgtgtgtggttgtgtgacaGTGTTTAACTGGTTTCCTGAGGTAAATatattgtgtgtggttgtgtgacaGTGCTGCAGTGTTTAACTggttgcattctctctctctctctctctcggttatTATTGAAGGTG
This DNA window, taken from Oncorhynchus kisutch isolate 150728-3 linkage group LG22, Okis_V2, whole genome shotgun sequence, encodes the following:
- the LOC116356308 gene encoding uncharacterized histidine-rich protein DDB_G0274557-like, which encodes MPHHMPHVMPHHMPHVMPHHMPHHMAHHMTYVMPHHMPHHMAHNMPYVMPHHMPHVMPHHMPHHMQHVMPHHMPHVMPHHMPHHMAHNMPYVMPHHMPHVMPHHMPHHMPHHMPHVMPHHMPHVMPHNMPHHMPYVMPHVMPHVMPHVMPHHMPHHMPQIMPHVMPHVMPHHMPYVMPHVMPHHMPQIMPHVMPHIMPYVMPHIMPYVMPHIMPYVMPHVEPHIMPQIMPHHMPHRTLLQQAVVHLW